From a region of the Pogona vitticeps strain Pit_001003342236 chromosome 7, PviZW2.1, whole genome shotgun sequence genome:
- the LOC140701742 gene encoding sulfurtransferase Alvin_2599 — MADQFLKDLEASGVKEPSEKRSLAIKWVEGIFPGVELVTTETLQQWMETRPEKLLLLDTRTPAEFDVSHLPGALLVPSDANALLEVFKAWSLQEPGSGPRDIVCYCTVGYRSSRAAQLLNSFLAQELAGRDFGTSSKIYNLRGGLVMWGSERRPMVDQQEKPTSVVHPYNSVWARLLEPEIQAAVDA, encoded by the exons ATGGCAGACCAATTCCTGAAGGACCTGGAGGCTTCAGGCGTGAAGGAGCCCTCAGAGAAGCGGTCCCTGGCGATCAAATGGGTGGAGGGGATCTTCCCCGGGGTGGAGTTGGTCACAACAGAGACCCTCCAGCAGTGGATGGAGACAAGACCAGAAAAGCTGCTACTTCTT GACACAAGAACTCCTGCTGAATTTGACGTCAGCCATTTGCCCGGGGCGCTTCTGGTTCCTTCTGATGCCAATGCgctgctggaggttttcaaggcATGGTCCTTACAAG AGCCTGGCAGTGGCCCCAGGGACATTGTCTGCTATTGTACTGTGGGCTACCGGTCCTCCAGGGCAGCTCAGCTTCTGAACAGCTTTTTGGCCCAAGAACTGGCCGGCCGAGATTTCGGGACCTCCTCCAAGATCTACAACCTCCGGGGTGGACTCGTGATGTGGGGTTCTGAGAGGCGGCCGATGGTGGACCAGCAGGAGAAACCCACCTCCGTGGTCCATCCTTACAACTCCGTCTGGGCAAGGCTCTTAGAGCCAGAGATCCAAGCAGCAGTAGATGCTTAA
- the MED31 gene encoding mediator of RNA polymerase II transcription subunit 31, which yields MHRARTSAGRRCRRHFAAARKVEEEDAAMESDDSGNRLRFQLELEFVQCLANPNYLNFLAQRGYFKEKAFVNYLKYLLYWKEPEYAKYLKYPQCLHMLELLQYEHFRKELVNAQCAKFIDEQQILHWQHYSRKRMRLQQALAEQQQQQQQQQQNSTSVK from the exons ATGCACCGGGCGAGGACTTCTGccggccgccgctgccgccgccattTTGCGGCCGCTCGGAAGGTAGAGGAAGAAGACGCCGCCATGGAGAGCG ATGACAGTGGAAATCGGCTCCGGTTTCAGCTGGAGCTGGAGTTTGTGCAGTGCCTGGCGAATCCCAATTATCTCAACT TTCTGGCTCAGAGAGGATACTTCAAAGAAAAGGCGTTCGTGAACTATCTGAAGTACCTGCTGTACTGGAAAGAACCAGAGTATGCCAAATATCTAAA GTACCCCCAGTGCCTGCACATGCTAGAGCTGCTTCAGTATGAGCACTTCCGCAAAGAGCTGGTGAACGCCCAGTGTGCCAAATTCATTGACGAGCAGCAGATCCTGCACTGGCAGCATTATTCCCGCAAGCGGATGCGTCTCCAGCAGGCCCTGgccgagcagcagcagcaacagcagcagcagcagcaaaacagcACCTCTGTCAAGTGA
- the SLC13A5 gene encoding Na(+)/citrate cotransporter isoform X1, with amino-acid sequence MAPSRPACLSPLLRYKSFATLAGAPLALLPLPLLVPTQEARCGYVILLMAIYWCTEVIPLAITALLPVILFPMFGILESKKVCMQYLKDTNMLFVGGLIMAVAVEHWNLHKRIALRVLLIVGVKPALLMLGFMGVTAFLSMWISNTATTAMMVPIVQAVLDQMNSSEQDLPVSHIHGSVGIEMEGKAGNGYLPEEAIKEPDREVARRRINKGMTLCVCYAASIGGTATLTGTGPNLVLKGQINQLFPENGDILNFASWFGFAFPNMLLMLALAWFWLQFSFMGFNFRQTWGCGTQRTEKEKAALNVLKEEHRKLGPVSFAEFSVLMVFTLLILLWFTRDPGFIPGWATILFNHDKEYVTDATVAIFVALLLFVVPATRPRCGFCSQSGMDPEEAEEALKEPFFPAPLLDWKVVQRKLPWSIVLLLGGGFALAYGSEASGLSKWLGDQMTPLHHVPPWAIGIILSLVIAVFTECTSNVATATLFLPVFASLSQSIEVNPLYIMIPCTLSASFAFMLPVATPPNAIVFSYGHLHVSDMARTGVVMNLIGVLCITLAINSWGRPMFHLDTFPPWANATLGK; translated from the exons GAAGCCCGTTGCGGCTACGTGATCCTCCTGATGGCGATCTACTGGTGCACGGAGGTGATCCCTTTGGCCATCACCGCTCTCCTGCCTGTGATCTTGTTCCCCATGTTTGGCATCTTGGAGTCCAAAAAG GTGTGTATGCAGTACCTGAAGGACACCAACATGCTGTTTGTCGGGGGGCTGATCATGGCTGTGGCTGTCGAGCACTGGAACCTGCATAAGCGGATTGCCCTGAGGGTGCTGCTGATCGTCGGCGTGAAGCCTGCACT CCTGATGCTGGGCTTCATGGGGGTCACGGCGTTCCTGTCCATGTGGATCAGCAATACAGCCACCACCGCCATGATGGTCCCCATCGTCCAGGCCGTCCTCGACCAGATGAACAGCTCGGAGCAGGACCTGCCCGTCAGTCACATCCATGGCAGTGTTGGGATTGAGATGGAAGGAAAGGCAG GCAACGGCTACCTCCCCGAGGAGGCGATCAAAGAGCCAGACCGGGAAGTGGCCAGGAGGCGCATCAACAAGGGGATGACCCTCTGCGTGTGTTACGCCGCCAGCATCGGCGGAACAGCCACCCTGACCGGGACGGGGCCGAACCTCGTTCTGAAAGGCCAGATAAACCA GTTGTTCCCAGAGAACGGCGACATCCTGAATTTCGCCTCGTGGTTCGGCTTTGCCTTCCCCAACATGCTCCTGATGCTGGCGCTGGCTTGGTTCTGGCTCCAGTTTTCCTTCATGGGCTTCAA CTTCCGGCAGACGTGGGGCTGTGGGACCCAAAGGACGGAGAAGGAGAAAGCCGCCCTCAACGTGCTGAAGGAGGAGCACAGAAAGCTGGGTCCGGTCTCCTTCGCCGAGTTCAGCGTGCTGATGGTTTTCACCTTGTTAATCCTGCTCTGGTTCACCCGAGACCCCGGCTTCATCCCCGGATGGGCCACTATCCTCTTCAACCACGACAAAGA GTACGTGACCGATGCCACGGTCGCCATCTTCGTTGCCCTCCTGCTCTTCGTCGTCCCGGCCACCCGGCCCCGGTGTGGCTTCTGCAGCCAGAGCGGCATGGATCCCGAAGAGGCGGAGGAAG CGCTGAAGGAGCCCTTCTTCCCAGCCCCACTGCTGGACTGGAAAGTGGTCCAGAGGAAGCTGCCTTGGAGCATCGTGCTGCTGCTGGGGGGCGGCTTTGCCTTGGCCTACGGGAGCGAG GCCTCAGGGCTCTCCAAGTGGCTGGGGGACCAGATGACGCCCCTGCACCACGTACCCCCCTGGGCCATCGGCATCATCCTCTCCCTCGTCATCGCCGTCTTCACCGAGTGCACCAGCAACGTGGCCACCGCCACCCTCTTCCTGCCCGTCTTTGCGTCACTG TCGCAGTCCATCGAGGTCAACCCGCTCTATATCATGATCCCCTGCACCCTCAGCGCCTCCTTTGCCTTCATGCTCCCCGTGGCGACGCCTCCCAACGCCATTGTCTTCTCCTACGGCCACCTCCACGTTTCGGACATG GCACGGACAGGGGTAGTGATGAACCTCATTGGCGTGCTGTGCATCACCCTGGCCATCAACAGCTGGGGCCGGCCCATGTTCCACTTGGACACCTTCCCCCCCTGGGCGAACGCCACCCTCGGGAAGTGA
- the SLC13A5 gene encoding Na(+)/citrate cotransporter isoform X2 — MAIYWCTEVIPLAITALLPVILFPMFGILESKKVCMQYLKDTNMLFVGGLIMAVAVEHWNLHKRIALRVLLIVGVKPALLMLGFMGVTAFLSMWISNTATTAMMVPIVQAVLDQMNSSEQDLPVSHIHGSVGIEMEGKAGNGYLPEEAIKEPDREVARRRINKGMTLCVCYAASIGGTATLTGTGPNLVLKGQINQLFPENGDILNFASWFGFAFPNMLLMLALAWFWLQFSFMGFNFRQTWGCGTQRTEKEKAALNVLKEEHRKLGPVSFAEFSVLMVFTLLILLWFTRDPGFIPGWATILFNHDKEYVTDATVAIFVALLLFVVPATRPRCGFCSQSGMDPEEAEEALKEPFFPAPLLDWKVVQRKLPWSIVLLLGGGFALAYGSEASGLSKWLGDQMTPLHHVPPWAIGIILSLVIAVFTECTSNVATATLFLPVFASLSQSIEVNPLYIMIPCTLSASFAFMLPVATPPNAIVFSYGHLHVSDMARTGVVMNLIGVLCITLAINSWGRPMFHLDTFPPWANATLGK, encoded by the exons ATGGCGATCTACTGGTGCACGGAGGTGATCCCTTTGGCCATCACCGCTCTCCTGCCTGTGATCTTGTTCCCCATGTTTGGCATCTTGGAGTCCAAAAAG GTGTGTATGCAGTACCTGAAGGACACCAACATGCTGTTTGTCGGGGGGCTGATCATGGCTGTGGCTGTCGAGCACTGGAACCTGCATAAGCGGATTGCCCTGAGGGTGCTGCTGATCGTCGGCGTGAAGCCTGCACT CCTGATGCTGGGCTTCATGGGGGTCACGGCGTTCCTGTCCATGTGGATCAGCAATACAGCCACCACCGCCATGATGGTCCCCATCGTCCAGGCCGTCCTCGACCAGATGAACAGCTCGGAGCAGGACCTGCCCGTCAGTCACATCCATGGCAGTGTTGGGATTGAGATGGAAGGAAAGGCAG GCAACGGCTACCTCCCCGAGGAGGCGATCAAAGAGCCAGACCGGGAAGTGGCCAGGAGGCGCATCAACAAGGGGATGACCCTCTGCGTGTGTTACGCCGCCAGCATCGGCGGAACAGCCACCCTGACCGGGACGGGGCCGAACCTCGTTCTGAAAGGCCAGATAAACCA GTTGTTCCCAGAGAACGGCGACATCCTGAATTTCGCCTCGTGGTTCGGCTTTGCCTTCCCCAACATGCTCCTGATGCTGGCGCTGGCTTGGTTCTGGCTCCAGTTTTCCTTCATGGGCTTCAA CTTCCGGCAGACGTGGGGCTGTGGGACCCAAAGGACGGAGAAGGAGAAAGCCGCCCTCAACGTGCTGAAGGAGGAGCACAGAAAGCTGGGTCCGGTCTCCTTCGCCGAGTTCAGCGTGCTGATGGTTTTCACCTTGTTAATCCTGCTCTGGTTCACCCGAGACCCCGGCTTCATCCCCGGATGGGCCACTATCCTCTTCAACCACGACAAAGA GTACGTGACCGATGCCACGGTCGCCATCTTCGTTGCCCTCCTGCTCTTCGTCGTCCCGGCCACCCGGCCCCGGTGTGGCTTCTGCAGCCAGAGCGGCATGGATCCCGAAGAGGCGGAGGAAG CGCTGAAGGAGCCCTTCTTCCCAGCCCCACTGCTGGACTGGAAAGTGGTCCAGAGGAAGCTGCCTTGGAGCATCGTGCTGCTGCTGGGGGGCGGCTTTGCCTTGGCCTACGGGAGCGAG GCCTCAGGGCTCTCCAAGTGGCTGGGGGACCAGATGACGCCCCTGCACCACGTACCCCCCTGGGCCATCGGCATCATCCTCTCCCTCGTCATCGCCGTCTTCACCGAGTGCACCAGCAACGTGGCCACCGCCACCCTCTTCCTGCCCGTCTTTGCGTCACTG TCGCAGTCCATCGAGGTCAACCCGCTCTATATCATGATCCCCTGCACCCTCAGCGCCTCCTTTGCCTTCATGCTCCCCGTGGCGACGCCTCCCAACGCCATTGTCTTCTCCTACGGCCACCTCCACGTTTCGGACATG GCACGGACAGGGGTAGTGATGAACCTCATTGGCGTGCTGTGCATCACCCTGGCCATCAACAGCTGGGGCCGGCCCATGTTCCACTTGGACACCTTCCCCCCCTGGGCGAACGCCACCCTCGGGAAGTGA